The window NNNNNNNNNNNNNNNNNNNNNNNNNNNNNNNNNNNNNNNNNNNNNNNNNNNNNNNNNNNNNNNNNNNNNNNNNNNNNNNNNNNNNNNNNNNNNNNNNNNNNNNNNNNNNNNNNNNNNNNNNNNNNNNNNNNNNNNNNNNNNNNNNNNNNNNNNNNNNNNNNNNNNNNNNNNNNNNNNNNNNNNNNNNNNNNNNNNNNNNNNNNNNNNNNNNNNNNNNNNNNNNNNNNNNNNNNNNNNNNNNNNNNNNNNNNNNNNNNNNNNNNNNNNNNNNNNNNNNNNNNNNNNNNNNNNNNNNNNNNNNNNNNNNNNNNNNNNNNNNNNNNNNNNNNNNNNNNNNNNNNNNNNNNNNNNNNNNNNNNNNNNNNCACTCTCTCCCTTTGTCCCTTTCTTTCCCAACCAGTTAtgacttttgttaaataaattcctttttaagtTATTCCATGCATTGCTTCCCTTTCATTTGTTATGGTTTAAGAGCCAGACCATAACAAGATAAAGGAAGGATTCTTTGTATTTAAGCGAAGCATTGTGTTCTCATGGATTTCAGGACTCAACACAACACATCCAGTTGATGTGCTTTCAGCGTGTCCATTCACACTCACCTTTCGTACAACGACGTAGACCACCTGTGGGTATACGTCACGCCGCTATCCGCGGGGTTCCCCCCTTCTTTCAGGCCCcctctgttttgcttttacgGAGCGGTCACTGAGCTAGCGCCACACTTTTAATCAGACAACCTTCTCCGGGTACGACGATGTTACAATTTACATCCAGGAATTAAATAAACCCGTCGTATTTTAGTTAAGTTACTTAGTGTCGCTCAAACAGCAATGTTCGCACGAAGCGCTGCAACAAACTTCTATCCAATCAGACAACACTTCGCACAGAGCTCCGTCGAAATAGTTCGGCCGGGTGCCTCTCTACGGAGGACGCAATTTTCGTCTACGTCGATGAGAACCAATTTCGGCACTTTGCATGATGAATGTCGgtacctttatttttaaaccatgtCTTTAACTCGTTATGCCCCGAGTTTACATCGTGTCGGTGACGTTTTCAACATCACAGTCTGAATTTTTGAGGCTAAAATGAGTTCTGCTGTTGTGCAGTCAAATAACACCGTCAGCGAAGTGGGTATGATGTCGAAAGAAATGGGGCACCGACATTTGTTAGTCACTCATGTTTCTCTTCAAATCGTATAAATCTTTCGCCTTTTACTAAAGATTTCCGTGGAGAGAAGCAATAAGATTGTATCTCAAATTTTTGATACCCCGCCGTGTGGTAGGgtgctttttttctctgttaaataGGAAAATATAATATCAAGTAATTATTAAGTTCTACGTGATAGTAAAGTATGTACAAATTAGTTTCATCCCACTTGTTTTCCCACAATTCATTGTATTGAAAAAGGATTTATTCTTAACCTGTAGCTTAAACTCGCAATGTCACGTCGTGTCTTTGTTGTGTAGGTCAGTTTTTCAGTCCTCTTGAAGAAGGGGAGTGTATCACAGGCCGTCTTAACATAAAATCGGTTTAGGCTGACAATCCGCATtctagatatttaaaaatgcattttgatgagGCCAAACTATAGTTTCACTGTCCGGAATTGTAATTTAAGACATCTACATTTACATTCTGACTAGCATAAATAATAACTCAAGATATCTTCCATTACATTTTGACGAGTCAGAATTCCTTTCAGGATATTTCAAATGACGTCACACATCCATAATTACAATTTAAGATTTCATGGTTTTATTGAACTTTCAAAATTCTATGTTAATCTGTAAAGTTTGACCTACTAGACAGAATACCAACTCAAGATATTAGTGAAAcagaatttatgttaaaacggcctGCCATAGCCGGCAAAAGTCTTTGAATTTTTGGGTTCTTAGTCAAATAGCACCGTGAGAGAAGTGGATATGATGTAGGAAGAAATTGGGCACCTACAACCTCAATAGGTCATGCagtcttgtttctgttcagctcgTATAAATCTTTTGCCTTTTACTAAAGATTTCTGTGGAGAGAAACAAGGAAAGTTTATCCCAATTTTTGATACTCAACTATTTGGTGCAGTGCTCATTCTCTgttcaatattaaaatgttttcccaaatgtaataaattactCTCGTTGAGTGCATTCTGACTGTAAGAGACAAACAACCAGGAATCTTCGGCTacacattattttttaggtaTTACTCCTGTGTGACAAAGAAATGTCAGCATACACAATCCAGACAACTTAGGCTCAGAATCCTAAAGGTGGACTTAGGTCATCTTGAAtaagtttcaataaatattaattacaagTAATTACAACTTATATTGTGAATTAAATTGAGAGAAAATAACGACATcttaaagaagaaagaaacgaAGTCCTAAAGTTCTGCacaagtattaaaagtttttctctctctggtcTCGGAAGGGACATTAGCACTTATCTTTAGTGAAGAtctactgctgctgcttctttttcttctttattcgGCAGTATGTGGCAATTAGCCAGCAACCAGTTTCCTCTTACAAGCAGAATGTGAAGTAGTCCGGTGTGGTCAGAGGCGAGTTAAATACTTGTAGAACAGGCAGCGATTAGTCCTCAGCTGCTCTCTCAGGGTGAGTCAATATTACTCAGttgttggttcttttttttttttctgtgttcaaatttttcctttaaatattgTTACATTTAAACTGTATGGAACCGTTGCATCTTTCTACTGTTAAAATGAGCTCTCATTCATAGAGACTCGCTGGTAGTTGTTCGCAGGGAAATGATTGGATCTGTAACTAACGTAAATTTGATAAAAGTAGACCATCGTTGGAAAAGATCTCTCTGTGACTTTTTCATAAATTGGCTATGCTGACATGTAATTTTGGCCAAATTATACAGCACTTAATACAGTGTTTCTGTGGAAAGAAGAAGGAAGAATTCAGTATACTGAGCTGCTTTAAGTGTTCTTTACATGTTTCTTGGTGGGGACGTGTCAGATAGCTACCACTTCCCTATTAGCTGCAGGGTGTTAACTCTGTAACAAACTGGAATACATTCTCATGAATTATGCTCAATAAAAGCGATTGCATTTATGTCTTTTGTGCAAAGATCATGCCCGTACATGTGACGTGACTTGAAATCTGACggtttttccatttcttcttttaccTGGGTTTAAAAGCACCTTTTCAGAGTGGTGCAGGTCAGTCCACCCATCAAATAGATCATTAAacaactttccttttttttccccacaccaTGATGTCCATTTCGTTTTAGCCAAAGATGACACTGTGCTACAGCAGGCGACTTGAAATTATATGAAGAAAATTACAGCTTTTATGGCCGAATCAGCTACTGTCTGTCTTTAGGGTCCTGCTGTAATTACACTATACTGAGCTGTGTGTTATATTTATGGCATTAAACATATTTAGCCACACAACAAACCTCTCCATATGCAGTTCTGTCTGTACATCTCAGCTGCGTTCAGGAATAAATAACGATCCACGCCTGTTTTTGCCGTGAGTGGACTTCCATGTTCTCTTAAAGTTCCACGTAGAGGAACGCCAGATGCATAGATAGGTAGAAGTGTTGACACATCTGCAGGTATTTAACAAGAAGTCGTGAAAGAGGTTATgataatggaggaaaaaaaggcatTGCATATGCCATTATGTAATCTTGCAGTTGATATTGTAAGACATTATCTTACAAGATATATCTTACATCTTACTGATATTGCGAAATATGTATATTTCGCAATATCAGTTAGCAAGACGTTGAAACATTATCTTGCAAATTAAGGCAAGATAAAATAGGTGCGCATTTCCTTACTTgtctgctgttttaaaactttccaTTTTTCTCTAATACCTGGTGAAgatgtgctttttgttttttgtatgtttttaaaaagctgatcACACTCCAGGGATAAGAACAAAACATTAGGCGAATACGATGATGCTTTTAGCATCTGTAAATCTAGaacatgttgaaatttaaattttgttattcgtttgaaagacaattttttatatatattccCTGTAACAAGCATTCTATGCATGACACACAGGTTAAGTAAGTGACGTACCAGCGTTGACCTTCTATGCATGTTGCACATTAGCTTATGTTGCTCGATCTCCAGCTAAGCGAAGCTGCCGTGAATTTTTTTGGGCTCATTTGCCACTTTATCTAATCTATATTCAAATGTTTCATCCAGCTCAAAACAGTGTTATTGCTCAATGTTATGCTGGTTTTGTGACCAAATGTAGATCTACAAGTTTGCTTAtgtttcaaggattttttttccttttttttttttttttttttttcttttaccaataAATGTATTGTTAATATTGGGGTTTAATGGgataaacattcaaaatattcatgaatatttattatatatgGTTATTGGGGAATTTGGAAGGTAATGGCCTTcataaaatttagaaaatttacATTAACACACAGTTCTCTATGGCATTCTTTAAATTAACACAGGTgaagtgatttatttacaaaccactttacacaaataattaaaaaaaacatcaatgttgTTGTGCAGCTAGTTGCTCTCCCACCTCTGAAAGTAACAGCCGCGCCTCTAGAtgacacacacacttgcatAATACATCTGTCAGGAACTGAAATTTTAATCTGCATCACTAAATTGAAAAGAATTTAAATTCCTTCCAGCTATTGAAGTTTGTGAGAGAAACAGAGCATGAAAGTTAAATAAGAAGCATAgacattaaaaagacaaaaaaaaaaattagttttcttcTCCTGTCTCCAACAGATAAAGGTCTTAAAAGCTGCCAGCTGATTAAATGATTACATTTCTAAAGCTGCTGTCCAAAGAATAGAAAACTGAATAGAATTAAAtatctctttttcattttagacTTCTTGTTTCTAACTACCTGTTGCATAAGGCAGActtgtgttatttttgcttcattggAAAATTGAGAAACTGTACATCCAAACCTtgtgtaacattttaacaatcAGCTTCAGAGCTCAGACTGACTTGAACCCTGATCGTCACAGGTCTGAAACTCTAACGTCCTCAGGGAGAGGAAACCAGCGGGATGTTGAGCCGCAGAACCTCCCAAATTCACATTACGCCGAAAAAGTCTCGTTGCTGGATGGAGACGTTCAGAACAGCAAACACGACGATGccgaggaaggagggaggatcCGAGTGGTTCCGGTCCACCAGCGTCCGGACCTGCTGGTACCCTGCGCGGACCTGGTCAACTCCGAGTGGCAGAGGAGCCAGGCAGCCCGGGTCCACTCCCTCCAGAAGTCCTGCTCGGAGTTCCCCGTCTGCCTTGTTCTCCTTCAGGGCCCCAGAGGGACAGAGGAGAGGCTCCTTGGCCACGCCCGGCTCACCCAGGTCGTGGGTCATGGCAGCAGCCTGTTTGTAGAGTCGGTAGTTGTGTCCAAACAGGAGCGGGGGAAGGGCTACGGTCGGGTTCTGATGGAGGAGACGGAGCTGTACGCTAAACGCAGAGGCTTCAAGCGTCTGTGCTTGACCACCCATGACAAGCAGCACTTCTACGCCCATCTCGGCTACGTCCTGTCCACGCCGGTGCAGAGCATGGGTACTGTGATGGCGCTCCTCCCTGTGGGGATGCTCATGAGACTTTCCAGAGCTCCAAACGCGGAAGCAAACGCAGCGAAACAAACGACAACAAGAATGGAAGACTTAGAACGTAGTTGTATTGATGGGTCACCTTCACCTTCTAGTTTACAAAATCCTCTTAGTTCCTCTCAACCACCTCCTCTTCTTTCTTCCGTacctccaccacctcctcctttttcctccatacctccaccacctcctcctcttcccccaatgcctccaccacctcctcctttttcctccATACCTCCNcctccaccacctcctcctcttcccccaatgcctccaccacctcctcctttttcctccatacctccaccacctcctcctcttccctcaatgcctccaccacctcctcctttttcctccATACCttcaccacctcctcctctttcctccaTACCTCCACtacctcctcctctttcctccgtacctccaccacctcctcctcttccctccGTACCTCCACtacctcctcctctttcctccGTACCTCCactacctcctcctcctccttctctttcctCCTCAGTGCTTCCTCTACCTCCTCCACCGCCCCAGTCTTCAGGACACCCTGTAGTTCAGACTTTGACGGAAACCCCCTACAGAGATGCCAGAGGAGTTCCCATCTTTTGGATGCACAAGGACATTTGATGAACAGTTGGACATGTCTGGGAGTGCACGTATACACTcctaaacatttctaaaataacacACTGAGACACACTCAGGGAAAACTGCCTTAAACCTCAGAGACGGCATTAGGAAACCAAACAATCAAAGATCGATGCACTTCTTGAACAAGCTAACCTTCAAGGTCCGGAACCAGTTGCAGAAGAACCAAAGACGGacaaaacaccaacaaagaGACAAAATCTTGTAAGATGGAGTAAGAGGATAGAAACACATCTATTAGCATTTCTGGAAGAATAATGTTAAAGACCTTTTACTTAAATTCATTTATCACTATGTCATGATTTCAAACTGATttgagcaacaacaaaaaaatcctttggGAAACTtaataaaccatttttaaagaaataaacgtGTAGTCTCTAATGATACCAATGCTGTCAACATTTTATGCAGTGTCctttttgtgaagaaaacagATCCAAACATTGGAAGATGTAGATCTTTCTCTATTCTTTGTCCACTTTGTCCTTGGCTTCTCTCTGAAGCTCTCGTCCCTTCAGCTCATTCCACAGGTTTTCTATGGGTTTAGTCCAGGAGGTTGAGGTGGAAGAAGCTTGATTTGGTGTCTGCTAATCTaatcatgtcatgtttttgtgttgctatccgactgaaaacaatcaaagatcTGGAAGAGAGCACCggatttataaataaaaagttctgaGAAGTTATGGACATTAACAAGATTCCAGAACCTTTGGATCCTTTAACTTACTTCACAGtagttatgttgtgttttacaacACATTcattctgtgtttcttttggtTGCCAAAAATCTCAACTCTAGTTTCTTCTCACCAAAGCACAGAGCTGGTTTTCGATCCAGACAACTTGTTGTCATGTAAACGGCACCTGACTGTTGTTATGGATACTGTCAAGTTTTGTCAGGTTTGCTTTACTGTACGATTCCCAACTTGATAGGGATAGTCTCTGCAGTGAAACTTTGAACAGGATTTCATTCAAAGAGCCTTCAATTTAGCTgattcatctttatttttgtatgatgGTCACCATAGTGATTTAGCCTTTCAGGCACATAGGTGAAAACcccaaaagaaacagaaacacgtcCATTACGTTCTGAAATTAACAAGATAAAtacattgtgaaataattaaatagatTTAAACCCCTTTAAACCAGTCAATCCAAAAGTATAAtaaacagcaaatattttatagtaaaattcaacaccaacaaataaattagcatatttAAGAATCAAAACTAGCCTGTGTTTTAGCTGTTCAGATCATGTGATCCTGAGTTGCTAAGACTGTGGTTACAAATGTCCCTTGTTGAACTGTCAGACAAGCCATGACTTGGTAAGGTTTGAATGCTTTAGGTTTANNNNNNNNNNNNNNNNNNNNNNNNNNNNNNNNNNNNNNNNNNNNNNNNNNNNNNNNNNNNNNNNNNNNNNNNNNNNNNNNNNNNNNNNNNNNNNNNNNNNNNNNNNNNNNNNNNNNNNNNNNNNNNNNNNNNNNNNNNNNNNNNNNNNNNNNNNNNNNNNNNNNNNNNNNNNNNNNNNNNNNNNNNNNNNNNNNNNNNNNNNNNNNNNNNNNNNNNNNNNNNNNNNNNNNNNNNNNNNNNNNNNNNNNNNNNNNNNNNNNNNNNNNNNNNNNNNNNNNNNNNNNNNNNNNNNNNNNNNNNNNNNNNNNNNNNNNNNNNNNNNNNNNNNNACTACTAAATCTTTAGTAAACAGCTAGAATACatggagaaaaaagtttttaaaaaacgacataaatttaaaacaagaggagtaaataaaaaagattctTGATAAAATCAGGcgaataaaaataacatttaaaacaggcAAAGAATTTCAAAAAATCACATTCTGTCTCTGTGGAGGGATTTTAAATAATGCAGGTTGTTCTGTGTCTCTGAGCAGGAAGGACACGCTCACTGCTGAGCAGCCATGGTGCTGTCTCACCTTCGCTTTCTCATCCTCCTCATCACGTTGCTGCCCCGCGCCTCGCTGTCGGAGAACCTCAGCCACCCTGATGCGGCTGCTGCGGGTCTGGACCTGCGGGACCGGCCCTTTGTCGTCGTGTGGAACATGCCCACAGCTAACTGTCAGAAGCGCCACAACGTCCACCTGGACCTGCAGGACTTTGGGATTGTGGAGAATCAAAGGCAGCGTTTCCAGGGACAGGTGATGAAATGATTTAGATAGACTAAAGAGATAATAGTCTATCGCATAATTACCTTCTAAACTCACTATACATACTCTATCTGCACAGTGCCAGGGATCTTTGGTTTTGGTCAACAGTTCTGCATGATTTTTATGTTAacagttttcttaaaaaatgacagaaaaaaggtTCCAGACCTTCTGATCAGGACTGGAAACCTTGGCAACTGGAAGCAAACTATAGAGAAGGACAGCTGACTGTTAACTTTAGGGTTCTtatgcttgaaatccttgaactTCAATTTTGTAtcttcaaggtttggaaagctCATCATTTCTGTACAAAGTGCCTGAAAGTGCTTCTTATTGAAACggcacagttttgtaataaagtgcaatctAACACTtcattaaaagcctaaatttggatAATTTACAGTtgaaagacatgtttttttccaccatctgaagttaaattagacCAAACTTCTCATCTTTTAAGTAAATTCGAATTGCCAAATTATTTTTNNNNNNNNNNNNNNNNNNNNNNNNNNNNNNNNNNNNNNNNNNNNNNNNNNNNNNNNNNNNNNNNNNNNNNNNNNNNNNNNNNNNNNNNNNNNNNNNNNNNNNNNNNNNNNNNNNNNNNNNNNNNNNNNNNNNNNNNNNNNNNNNNNNNNNNNNNNNNNNNNNNNNNNNNNNNNNNNNNNNNATAtataagatatatatataagatatatatttttgtaactttctttctACATTGTGCctaagcatttaatttgagcatttACCTGAACGTGATTTGGCTGgatttaaagttttagtttacTTTTCCCTGTTATCCTTTCACAAGATATTATTAAtaacagtatttaaaaaaatgatataaTATAATAGTGAATTGAAACTGTCTCCTTTAGttgatttgtgttgtttttaactccagagtgtggtgctggaaaagttagAAAACTTACCTTGGAAATGCTTGAAAAGTGACTAAATTTTACAATGGGAAAAGTGTACAAACCCTGCAAACAAGACCTACAGAGCTCGGTACAaactttttacttgtttatttatttaatttatctatttttaattttttttttcttcatttttccagaATGTGACCATCTTCTATCGGGACCGCCTGGGGAAGTACCCCTACATCTCCCATGACGGCAGGGAGGTGAACGGAGGAATCCCGCAGCTTGGCGACCTGACCTCTCACCTCTCCCTCGCAGAGGGGCAGCTGGACATCCTGCTGCACCCCGGCTTCTCCGGAGTCGGAGTCATCGACTGGGAAGAGTGGCTGCCCCTGTGGGAGAACAACTTCGGATCCAAGATGGAGTACCGCAGGTTTTCCAAGGATCTGGTGAGACAGGAGAGACTGGATTTGTCTGAGAAGGACGTGAAGCTGTTGGCTCAGCAGGAGTTTGAGGAGAGCGCTCGGATGTTTATGGAGGAGACGCTGAGGCTGGTGGTCAGGCGCCGGCCCAGAGGATTCTGGGGCTTTTACGGTTTCCCTTCCTGCTTTAATAAGCACAAGAGAAAGAGAGGTGAAGCAAACAGAAACTGGATTGTTGTTACCTACTGGGTGGGGTTCATTGTTGTACATatacaagtttaaaaatgtcttaaaatgcattgttttaatgaaaagagGCATGTTTAGTCAGATAAGTgccaaaaaatattcaaagttcCTAAATCTTTTCAGAGACATATCTCTACCACTACTGTATATTTACATGTCTTCTATGGGAAATAGCTACTGCTCCGTCCAGCTTTTTGCAGGAAGCATCCCCACAGAATAAAACTCAATTCAAGAATACTTTATTGagcccaaagggaaattaaatgtggtTACAGCTCATATTAATTAAGATTCAGATAATGCTGTTATCCAGCTGGCATGGCGTGTTCAGAATAAtgtgcaatttcttttttttccctgctacACAGAGCATTTTGTATGTAGGTCAAAAGgttaaattagttaattttatcAGAGCATTTTCTTCCACGTGTTTGCTACATGGATTTGAGAAAAGAAACTGCACACAGGACTTAtctcatttttatctttttgcaaCATTGACTTTCTTCTCGCTACTCCTCTATGAAGCCCAGATCTGTGAAGACACAGCTCATGGTTGCCTTCTTgtaagtttttcacatttgaggTGTTGTATGTTGCAGACTCTTCAAAGCTAGCATAGGTATCAGAATGAGGTGGGGNNNNNNNNNNNNNNNNNNNNNNNNNNNNNNNNNNNNNNNNNNNNNNNNNNNNNNNNNNNNNNNNNNNNNNNNNNNGGGTGAATAAAACGcatgacacacttttcagattttaattggcagaaaatatagaaaactgCCAactattttc of the Poecilia reticulata strain Guanapo linkage group LG12, Guppy_female_1.0+MT, whole genome shotgun sequence genome contains:
- the naa80 gene encoding N-acetyltransferase 6, with the translated sequence MVIGEFGRSETLTSSGRGNQRDVEPQNLPNSHYAEKVSLLDGDVQNSKHDDAEEGGRIRVVPVHQRPDLLVPCADLVNSEWQRSQAARVHSLQKSCSEFPVCLVLLQGPRGTEERLLGHARLTQVVGHGSSLFVESVVVSKQERGKGYGRVLMEETELYAKRRGFKRLCLTTHDKQHFYAHLGYVLSTPVQSMGTVMALLPVGMLMRLSRAPNAEANAAKQTTTRMEDLERSCIDGSPSPSSLQNPLSSSQPPPLLSSVPPPPPPFSSIPPPPPPLPPLQDTL
- the hyal3 gene encoding hyaluronidase-3 — translated: MVLSHLRFLILLITLLPRASLSENLSHPDAAAAGLDLRDRPFVVVWNMPTANCQKRHNVHLDLQDFGIVENQRQRFQGQNVTIFYRDRLGKYPYISHDGREVNGGIPQLGDLTSHLSLAEGQLDILLHPGFSGVGVIDWEEWLPLWENNFGSKMEYRRFSKDLVRQERLDLSEKDVKLLAQQEFEESARMFMEETLRLVVRRRPRGFWGFYGFPSCFNKHKRKRDKTYTGRCHWGTKQKNERLSWLWAQSTALYPSIYLPQRLAGSTDAALMIRHRLLEALRVASTWRHGNSNNQATPVLPYARLAFTHTLNFLSETDLEHTLGESASLGAAGVVLWGEMKFAKSKKQCVLLRDYIHTVLGPFIQTLRAEASRCSLQLCYSHGRCARRRPNSGRSLSSTPVSVSHNGTDSASSKYFQQHFRCRCYSGWTGTWCQRKMVGSGQDKS